Genomic DNA from Ictidomys tridecemlineatus isolate mIctTri1 chromosome 6, mIctTri1.hap1, whole genome shotgun sequence:
GGAGACTTCTCACTAAACGCAGGCGGGCATGGGAGGATCAGGTACTGCagctgtgaaacctctgctcagtCCTGCGTTTTGGTTTACACATGGCCAGGTTAAGGAAACAGACTTCAACGATTTGTGTATTCGTAACAGACTCTGgtttaatgtgtttatttctgGTCTAGAATGATCTTTGCACTGAGTAATCCTCTTTCGATGTGCGAGTAAGTCACTGGATTTTATTTATCTCTGATTCACGGTGGCTCGAAGCAGGCCGCTAATTACCACCGAGCCCCATTAGGGGCAAGAAAGTAAGAAACCTTAATTTCATCGCGTCCCGTCGAGCCCCGTCCGGGGAAGTGCACTGCTCTCGGAAAGCCCCAAGCAATGTGCGCTTCCAGGAGGGTGTGCGGCGCGCGGGGGTCTGCACGCGCGCACAGCATGTTAACGGAGGGCGTGCCGGAGGCGTGGCACGAGGTGTCCCGGCGAGGCGTTCCGCACGGCGGGCGGCGGTGGGCGGGCCACGGGGGAGCGCGGCCCGGGGAAGGTTGCGCGGCGCCGCAAGCGGCTCTCAGCTCCCGCTCTCCCGGCCGCCAAGAACGAGCCGCCGTGGGCGGGGCCTGCGGTGATTGGCGGGCGGGCGGGGAGGTCGGAAGTACTTTGTTTTTTATGCTAATGAGGGAGTGGGGCTTGTCCGTATTTACGTTGAGGCGGGAGCCGCCGCCCTTCATTCACCCACATGGTCCTTCGAggtgccgccgccgccgcccgacCCGCGCCTTCGCGCCACTTCGCGCCCTCGAACGAGGCCGAGGGGGTGGGGACGACCCCCGCCGCGCCGCCGCAGCTCGCGCCCCTCTGCGAAGCCCCCTCCGCGGGGCGGGTCGGCCGGCCGGCCGCACCCCCGGCCTGGGGCCTCGGGTCGTAGTAAAGCGGAGGCGGGTGGGGAGGCGGGAGTGAGAGCCCGCGGCGGGCCAGGCGAAGATGGTGGCGGCTACTTCTCCCGGTGAGTGTGCCCGCCCCTCCGCCGCCTGAGTGAAACCTGTTGTGTGCGGCCCGGGTCCGGCGGGTGGGGCGCAGTGGCCCGGGGCAGACTGGCCCGGGGCAGCGTGGCGGCGGCAGGCGGGCGGGTCTCGGGCCGTTGGCCGCCCGGCGTGTAGCAGCCGGACTCGCTGCCCCTCACTCGCACGCGGGCTGGCGGAGGGGCAGGGCGGGGAAGGCGGGGTGGGAGGGGACGGCGGCCGCGCCCGGGACCCGCGCGGACCCTTCTTGGGCCGATCCCGGAGGGCGGGTGGGCGCGCGGCGCACACAATGGCCCCTCGGGGAGGGGACGCGCGAGGCCCGCGCCCCTGTCTGGGCTCATAGTGCGCGCGGCGCGCAGGGTCCCGGGCAGGCAAAGTTTCTCCCGGGGGCGAGAGTTAAAGCGCCTCCAGAACAAAGCGGCGGAGGCAGCAGCACATGGGGCAGGCCGCGGGCCGGGAGGGGGCGCGCCCACGAGGTACCTGCGCGCCGGCGGGCGGCGTGGCGTGGGCGGGAGCCTACGGTCCCCCAAACTTTGTGCGCGCGAGGGTGGGCGGAGGGGCGCAGGAGCTCCGGGCGGCGCGGCCTGGGCGCCACCCCCACTCCGCGTGGGCTTTGTTAACCCTCGTGGGCAGCCCGGGGGTCGGGCTCGCAAGTTCCCTGGACATGGCCCTCGTAGGAGGCCAGAGCCCGCCTCGGTCGTGGCAAGGAGCCGCTTGCGCCCGCCCGCTCCTTGGGAGCGCGGAGCGGGAGGGCCGCCCCGGCTCGGCGGGAGCGGCGTCTCTGCCGCCATGTTCCTGCGGGGCGGGCTGCGCGGGGGTGAGGGCGGGGGACATGGCGGCGACTGCGCGCCGCCGCCGATTGTTCGCGGCTTAGGCCTCGGGCCGCGTGCAACGGGCACCGCCACCGCGGAGCCCCCGCCCCTCTGGGCCGGGCTCGGGGGGGTCGGGGGACACAAAGGAGGGGCGGCGCGCCCGCGTCCCCTCCGCACTCGGGCCTCCGCGACGCCGGTCGCCGCGCGGCTGCCGCCGGGAAACGGGGTGGGGGGGTTGCCGCGTCCGGCGCGGCCCGTCTCTGACCTACCGCCCCCTGGCGGACGCGCGGGGAATCGCAGGGCCGCGCGCCCCCTTGTGCGAC
This window encodes:
- the LOC120888503 gene encoding uncharacterized protein LOC120888503, which encodes MCASRRVCGARGSARAHSMLTEGVPEAWHEVSRRGVPHGGRRWAGHGGARPGEGCAAPQAALSSRSPGRQERAAVGGACGDWRAGGEVGSTLFFMLMREWGLSVFTLRREPPPFIHPHGPSRCRRRRPTRAFAPLRALERGRGGGDDPRRAAAARAPLRSPLRGAGRPAGRTPGLGPRVVVKRRRVGRRE